From Alloacidobacterium dinghuense:
TACAATAAAGGGTTGCCATGGGTACTGCTGCCGAACTTATACAGATCGACGTCGCTCCTCGTAAACCCGCGCCTAAACCAGATTGGCTGAAGGCACGCGCTCCAGTTGGCGATAACTATCACAACCTGAAGAAGCTGGCGCGCAGCCTGAATTTGCACACGGTGTGCGAATCGGCGCACTGCCCCAACATCGGCGAATGCTGGAACCATCGCACTGCCACCTTCATGATGCTCGGCAACACCTGTACTCGCCGCTGCGGTTTTTGCGCGGTGCCCAAAGGACGCCCCGACGCCATCGATTTCGATGAACCCCGCCGCGTAGCCGAGGCCGTTGCCACTCTGGGACTAAAGTTCGCCGTCATCACGAGCGTCAATCGTGATGACGATATTCTCGGAGGCGCACGCGCCTTCGCCATGGTGATCGACGAGATTCGCAAGCAGGCACCCGGCTGCCAGGTCGAAGTTCTGATCCCCGATTTCCAGGGCAATGAAGAAGCCATCCGAATAGTTGTAGAGGCCCGTCCGGAAATCCTGAATCACAACACCGAGTCAGTGCCGCGTCTCTATCGCGCCGTCCGCTCCGGAGCGCGCTACGAGCGAACGCTGCGCCTTCTCGAATACGCTAAAGAACTCGATTCGACCATCACGACGAAATCCGGAGTCATGGTCGGCATCGGTGAAGAGATGGACGAATTACTCCGGGTCTACCGCGACCTTGCCTCCGTCGGGACCGACGTACTCACCATCGGACAATATCTGCGGCCATCAAAGGATCATCTCCCAATAGCGCGGTACTATGCGCCGGACGAGTTTGCCTTCATGAAACAGGAAGCGCTCAGGATGGGCTTCCGCCACGTCGAGTCCGGACCGCTTGTACGCTCTTCATACCACGCGCATGAGCAAGCAAGTTCTTCGGGTATCACTTGTCAGTAACATCGCTCTTTGCGATCCAGACATACTCCGCAATATTCAATCGGGACAGGGTTCCCCATGAGGGGACCCCTGCAGTTGTGGGCTTTCTAGCGAGCGTTCTTATAAATCATTTCGAGCAGCTCGTCGTACATGGCCTCTTTCTCTTCTTCTGAACCGCTCGTGATGGCATGACTCGCACAATGCGTCAGGTGGTTGCGCATCAGAGAGCGAGCGACGGCGCGAAGCGCTTCCTGCGCAGAAGAGATCTGCATCAGAATATCGGCGCAATACCTGTCCCCTTCTACCATGCGCTGAATCCCGCGCACCTGACCCTCAATACGGCTAAGGCGGCGCAGGTTGGAGGCTTTTATCTCAGCGTCGACTCCTACAGCTTTCCGCCCCGCGATCGGAATCTCGCCTCCAGAAGAAGGAGCGGGACAATATGTAGTTTTCCTGGTAGCCATAACTCTCTCCTTACGTAAGTTTCAACCGGCTCAGACGCAGACTATTTGTAACGACACTGAATGAGCTGAAAGCCATCGCTGCGCTGGCCAGCACTGGACTGAGCAGTAACCCGCAAACGGGATACAGAACTCCGGCTGCGATCGGAATACCGATGACGTTATACGCAAGAGCCCAGAACAGATTCTGGCGCATAACTCGCATGGTGCCGCGCGACAGCGCAATCGCGGCTGCCACCCCGTTTAAATCGCTGCGCATGAGCGTGACATCACCGGCTTCCATAGCGACGTCAGAGCCTGTCGCCATGGTGATGCCTACTTCCGCCTGCGCCAATGCGGGTGCATCGTTGACGCCGTCGCCGACCATGGCAACCGACCGCCTCTGTTCCTGCAGACGCCGGATGGCATCCACTTTGCCTTGCGGCAGCACGCCGGCAATCACGTCATCCACCCCTACCTCGCGGGCGATAACGTGCGCGGTCCGTTCGTT
This genomic window contains:
- the lipA gene encoding lipoyl synthase; translated protein: MGTAAELIQIDVAPRKPAPKPDWLKARAPVGDNYHNLKKLARSLNLHTVCESAHCPNIGECWNHRTATFMMLGNTCTRRCGFCAVPKGRPDAIDFDEPRRVAEAVATLGLKFAVITSVNRDDDILGGARAFAMVIDEIRKQAPGCQVEVLIPDFQGNEEAIRIVVEARPEILNHNTESVPRLYRAVRSGARYERTLRLLEYAKELDSTITTKSGVMVGIGEEMDELLRVYRDLASVGTDVLTIGQYLRPSKDHLPIARYYAPDEFAFMKQEALRMGFRHVESGPLVRSSYHAHEQASSSGITCQ
- a CDS encoding metal-sensitive transcriptional regulator — protein: MATRKTTYCPAPSSGGEIPIAGRKAVGVDAEIKASNLRRLSRIEGQVRGIQRMVEGDRYCADILMQISSAQEALRAVARSLMRNHLTHCASHAITSGSEEEKEAMYDELLEMIYKNAR